From Paenibacillus sp. PK3_47, the proteins below share one genomic window:
- a CDS encoding transglutaminase-like domain-containing protein produces the protein MKKIYFMLLTLFVVVTSVQVNTAQAASVDSGWLNTSKLNQGVVAVSYDVPKDKRIKVMISKGDKSYTYNLYASKPTETFPLQQGNGTYKISVLENTTGNKYKVISSESVNLSLSNANSVYLSSVQNVKWNASDAAVLKAKQLTQGKTTDEAKVKAIYNYIVSNVKYDYKLAANVPADYIPNNNNTLTTQKGICYDYASLFATMLRSEGIPTKLVMGKTSYVAEYHAWNEVFLNGKWITVDTTVDAGLGKNNKDAGLVKVASKYAAAKVY, from the coding sequence TTGAAAAAGATTTATTTTATGCTGTTAACTTTATTTGTTGTGGTGACTTCCGTTCAGGTTAATACAGCTCAGGCAGCAAGTGTTGATTCCGGCTGGTTAAATACATCGAAATTAAATCAAGGCGTAGTGGCAGTTTCTTATGATGTTCCTAAGGACAAGCGTATCAAGGTCATGATCAGCAAGGGTGACAAGAGCTACACTTACAACCTGTATGCCTCCAAGCCTACCGAGACGTTCCCGCTTCAACAAGGTAATGGGACTTACAAGATCTCCGTACTTGAGAATACAACAGGCAACAAATACAAAGTGATCTCCAGCGAATCCGTGAATCTTAGTCTCAGCAATGCCAACTCCGTATACTTGAGTTCGGTACAGAATGTGAAATGGAACGCTTCCGATGCGGCAGTCCTCAAAGCAAAACAGCTTACACAAGGCAAGACAACTGATGAAGCTAAGGTAAAAGCAATCTATAACTATATCGTTTCTAATGTGAAATACGACTATAAACTGGCCGCTAATGTACCTGCCGACTATATTCCGAACAACAACAACACACTGACTACCCAAAAAGGAATTTGCTACGATTATGCATCCCTGTTTGCTACAATGCTGCGCAGCGAAGGAATTCCAACCAAGCTGGTCATGGGCAAGACAAGTTATGTTGCTGAGTACCATGCATGGAATGAAGTCTTTCTTAATGGCAAATGGATTACTGTAGACACTACTGTTGATGCTGGTCTGGGTAAGAACAATAAGGATGCTGGTCTTGTCAAAGTGGCAAGCAAATATGCAGCTGCTAAAGTATACTAA